A window from Bacteroidota bacterium encodes these proteins:
- a CDS encoding bifunctional alpha/beta hydrolase/OsmC family protein produces the protein MPRSETFTFPNADGHALAARLVLPDAAPTAYALFAHCFTCSKDLRAVRRIGNALTDEGIAVLSFDFTGLGMSEGEFADTTFSHNVADLVAAAAHLAAQHDGPKLLIGHSLGGAAVLAAAAQIPSADAVVTIGAPCEPEHVLHLIMDEADTIEAEGEATVAIGGRPFRIKRDFVDDLRTPRMMKDAIRDLRKALLVLHAPNDRTVGIDNARSIFEAAKHPKSFVSLDDADHLLSDPRDAEYAARVVAGWAARYVPTRHSHGEHDDVLRKVGPYDASGSVSEIAKTPYRVEVTTRGFALLADEPAKVGGGELGPTPFDYLTSALGTCTAMTLRMYADHKGWPLERVRVHVAHENTGTRQAPKNLMHLTIEIEGDLDDEQRVRLMEIADRCPVHRALEAPFTFEKTLAE, from the coding sequence ATGCCCCGCTCCGAGACGTTCACCTTCCCCAACGCCGACGGCCACGCGCTCGCCGCGCGCCTCGTGCTCCCGGACGCCGCGCCGACGGCCTACGCGCTCTTCGCGCACTGCTTCACCTGCTCGAAGGACCTCCGCGCCGTCCGCCGCATCGGCAACGCGCTCACCGACGAGGGCATCGCCGTGCTGTCGTTCGACTTCACCGGACTCGGGATGAGCGAGGGCGAGTTCGCCGACACCACGTTCTCGCACAACGTCGCGGACCTCGTGGCAGCGGCAGCGCACCTCGCCGCGCAACACGACGGGCCGAAGCTGCTCATTGGGCACTCGCTCGGCGGGGCCGCCGTGCTGGCCGCCGCCGCGCAGATCCCGAGCGCGGACGCCGTCGTGACGATTGGCGCGCCGTGCGAGCCGGAGCACGTGCTGCACCTCATCATGGACGAGGCCGACACCATCGAGGCCGAGGGCGAGGCGACCGTCGCCATCGGGGGCCGCCCGTTCCGCATCAAGCGCGACTTCGTCGACGACCTCCGCACGCCCCGTATGATGAAGGACGCCATTCGCGACCTCCGCAAGGCGCTCCTCGTCCTGCACGCTCCCAACGATCGTACCGTCGGCATCGACAACGCGCGGTCCATCTTCGAGGCGGCCAAGCACCCGAAGAGCTTCGTCTCGCTGGACGACGCCGACCACCTGCTCTCGGACCCGCGCGACGCCGAGTACGCCGCCCGCGTCGTGGCCGGCTGGGCCGCGCGCTACGTCCCGACCCGTCACTCGCACGGCGAGCACGACGACGTGCTCCGCAAGGTCGGCCCGTACGACGCCTCCGGCTCCGTCTCCGAGATCGCAAAGACGCCCTACCGCGTCGAGGTGACCACGCGCGGCTTCGCGCTCCTCGCCGACGAGCCCGCGAAGGTGGGCGGCGGCGAACTCGGCCCCACGCCGTTCGACTACCTCACGAGCGCGCTCGGCACGTGCACGGCGATGACGCTGCGGATGTACGCCGACCACAAGGGCTGGCCGCTGGAGCGCGTCCGCGTGCACGTCGCCCATGAGAACACTGGCACACGCCAGGCGCCGAAGAACCTGATGCACCTCACCATCGAGATCGAGGGCGACCTCGACGACGAGCAGCGCGTACGCCTCATGGAGATCGCCGACCGCTGCCCCGTCCACCGCGCCCTCGAGGCGCCGTTCACCTTCGAGAAGACACTCGCGGAATAG
- a CDS encoding phasin family protein: protein MAKKKKKVVISKKKSKKSGSAPKAAPKSSSSLFTIPNNLADQARDIWMAGLGALSAVEEEGAKLFNTLVQRGEEWERTGQKQLQAAASSAKKQADDATDAAKETVKEMTAATARIIDDLEERIESAVEPVLERMGVPNKQDLAALTSQIEMLTEKLERIAKDDRTKVSTKAKKAAEAVSDAVKGSAETVKKAANKKAAKKSAAKKATANKAAPKKTAKEVVASVYAVEKHADGWAVMKEGNERATSVHGTKAAAVKEAREIARTHAPSMLVILKADGSEQERNTYEVE, encoded by the coding sequence ATGGCTAAGAAGAAAAAGAAAGTCGTCATCTCGAAGAAGAAGTCGAAGAAGTCGGGCAGCGCCCCGAAGGCAGCTCCGAAGTCGTCGTCGTCGCTGTTCACGATCCCGAACAACCTCGCCGACCAGGCGCGCGACATCTGGATGGCGGGCCTCGGCGCGCTGTCCGCGGTGGAGGAGGAGGGCGCGAAGCTCTTCAACACGCTCGTGCAGCGCGGCGAAGAGTGGGAGCGCACCGGCCAGAAACAGCTCCAGGCCGCTGCCAGCTCCGCTAAGAAGCAGGCCGACGACGCGACCGACGCGGCCAAGGAAACCGTCAAGGAGATGACGGCCGCCACAGCTAGGATCATCGACGACCTCGAAGAGCGCATCGAGAGCGCCGTCGAGCCGGTGCTGGAGCGCATGGGCGTCCCGAACAAGCAGGACCTCGCCGCGCTGACCTCGCAGATCGAGATGCTGACCGAGAAGCTCGAACGCATCGCCAAGGACGACCGCACGAAGGTATCCACGAAGGCGAAGAAGGCGGCTGAAGCCGTCTCGGACGCGGTGAAAGGCTCCGCCGAAACCGTCAAGAAGGCGGCTAACAAGAAGGCGGCCAAGAAGAGCGCCGCGAAGAAAGCCACGGCCAACAAGGCCGCGCCGAAGAAGACCGCCAAGGAAGTGGTGGCCAGCGTCTACGCCGTCGAGAAGCACGCCGACGGCTGGGCCGTGATGAAGGAGGGCAACGAGCGCGCCACGAGCGTTCACGGCACCAAGGCCGCGGCCGTGAAGGAGGCCCGCGAGATCGCCCGGACGCACGCGCCGAGCATGCTCGTCATCCTGAAAGCCGACGGCTCGGAGCAGGAGCGCAACACCTACGAGGTCGAGTGA
- the lon gene encoding endopeptidase La, which yields MPFDSPHAFPYRLASDGEQSIPLLTPDEEKEMAESILPDDLAILALRNTVLFPGVVLPITVGRDASLKLVKDAYAGDKLIGVVAQKSADVEDPATDDLYPVGTAANILKLIKMPDGSVSIVIQGKRRFAVGEYTQEEPYFRASVEPIPEAEEAADDAELAARVRSIKELAVQIVNMSPNLPSEAAYAIQNIESASFLIHFIASNLQIDVEKKQGLLETRPILERAALVLDHLEQEIRVLEISEEIRTKVKSDVDQQQREFLLRQQMKAIQDELGETDPGGAEADELREKLDERREALPDHVIETVEKELRKLGRTNPASPEFSVVRNYVETILDLPWGTVSDGNLDVNRAQEVLEADHFGLEDPKKRILEYLAVLKLKGDMKAPILCFYGPPGVGKTSLGKSIAKATGREFHRMSLGGVRDEAEIRGHRRTYIGALPGRILQGLKKSGTSNPVFMLDEVDKLGSDFRGDPSSALLEVLDPEQNDTFNDHYLELDYDLSKVLFIATANYLENIPAPLRDRMEIIEINGYTPGEKLQIAKQYLVPRQIERNGLTDEQFSITDNALMYLIEGYTRESGVRQLERTIGSVVRGVAKDVAMENADGANVEQTDVEGYLGARKFFNDIAERTEVPGVATGLAWTPVGGDILFIEASVSRGSGRMILTGKLGDVMKESAQAAFSWVKAHAEELGIPHGAFKHWDVHVHVPAGAIPKDGPSAGVAMISALTSIYTQRCVKHTIAMTGEITLRGLVLPVGGIKEKVLAAKRAGITTVFLPEKNEKDIKEIKTEAIEGLTVNYVGRITDLIDQVLCPDPVADPAEKFAVPEREQTHANGTPTDGALAEAAVMN from the coding sequence GTGCCTTTCGATTCCCCGCACGCCTTCCCCTACCGCCTCGCCTCGGACGGCGAGCAGTCGATCCCGCTCCTCACGCCGGACGAGGAGAAGGAGATGGCCGAGTCGATCCTCCCGGACGACCTCGCCATCCTCGCCCTGCGCAACACGGTCCTCTTCCCCGGCGTCGTCCTGCCGATCACGGTTGGGCGCGACGCATCGCTCAAGCTCGTCAAAGACGCCTACGCAGGCGACAAGCTCATTGGCGTCGTCGCGCAGAAGAGCGCCGACGTGGAAGACCCCGCCACCGACGACCTCTACCCCGTTGGCACGGCCGCCAACATCCTGAAGCTGATCAAGATGCCGGACGGCTCCGTCTCCATCGTGATCCAGGGCAAGCGCCGCTTCGCCGTCGGCGAGTACACCCAAGAGGAACCGTACTTCCGGGCCTCGGTCGAGCCGATCCCCGAGGCAGAAGAGGCAGCCGACGATGCCGAGCTTGCCGCGCGCGTTCGCTCGATCAAGGAGTTGGCGGTTCAGATCGTGAACATGTCGCCGAACCTCCCGTCGGAGGCGGCCTACGCGATCCAGAACATCGAGTCGGCGAGCTTCCTCATCCACTTCATCGCGTCGAACCTCCAGATCGACGTTGAGAAGAAGCAAGGGCTGCTGGAGACGCGCCCGATCCTGGAGCGCGCCGCGCTCGTGCTCGACCACCTCGAACAGGAGATCCGCGTGCTGGAAATCAGCGAGGAGATCCGCACGAAGGTGAAGTCCGACGTGGACCAGCAGCAGCGCGAGTTCCTGCTGCGCCAGCAGATGAAGGCCATCCAGGACGAGCTCGGCGAGACCGACCCCGGCGGTGCCGAGGCCGACGAGCTGCGCGAGAAGCTCGACGAGCGCCGCGAGGCCCTGCCCGACCACGTCATCGAGACGGTCGAGAAGGAACTGCGCAAGCTCGGCCGCACGAACCCGGCGTCCCCGGAGTTCTCCGTCGTGCGCAACTACGTCGAGACGATCCTCGACCTGCCGTGGGGCACCGTCTCCGACGGCAACCTCGACGTGAACCGCGCCCAGGAAGTGCTCGAAGCCGACCACTTCGGCCTGGAGGATCCCAAGAAGCGCATCCTCGAATACCTCGCCGTGCTGAAGCTCAAGGGCGACATGAAGGCGCCCATCCTGTGCTTCTACGGCCCGCCCGGCGTCGGCAAGACGTCGCTCGGCAAGTCGATTGCGAAGGCGACCGGACGCGAGTTCCACCGGATGTCGCTCGGCGGCGTCCGCGACGAGGCCGAGATCCGCGGCCACCGACGCACCTACATCGGCGCGCTGCCGGGCCGCATCCTGCAAGGCCTCAAGAAGTCAGGCACCTCGAACCCCGTGTTCATGCTCGACGAGGTCGACAAGCTCGGCTCCGACTTCCGCGGCGATCCCTCCAGTGCGCTCCTCGAAGTCCTCGACCCCGAGCAGAACGACACGTTCAACGACCACTACCTCGAACTGGACTACGACCTCTCGAAGGTCCTCTTCATCGCGACGGCGAACTACCTGGAGAACATCCCGGCCCCGCTGCGCGACCGCATGGAGATCATCGAGATCAACGGCTACACGCCCGGCGAGAAGCTCCAGATCGCGAAGCAGTACCTCGTCCCCCGCCAGATCGAGCGCAACGGCCTCACCGACGAGCAGTTCTCGATCACCGACAACGCGCTGATGTACCTCATCGAGGGCTACACGCGCGAGTCGGGCGTCCGTCAGCTCGAACGCACCATCGGCTCGGTCGTGCGCGGCGTGGCCAAGGACGTGGCGATGGAGAACGCCGACGGCGCGAACGTGGAGCAGACCGACGTGGAGGGCTACCTCGGCGCACGGAAGTTCTTCAACGACATCGCCGAGCGCACCGAGGTGCCGGGCGTGGCGACCGGGCTGGCCTGGACGCCTGTCGGCGGCGACATCCTGTTCATCGAGGCGAGCGTGAGCCGCGGCTCAGGGCGCATGATCCTGACCGGCAAACTCGGCGACGTGATGAAGGAGTCAGCGCAGGCCGCGTTCTCCTGGGTGAAGGCCCACGCCGAGGAGCTCGGCATCCCGCACGGCGCCTTCAAGCACTGGGACGTCCACGTGCACGTCCCAGCGGGCGCGATCCCGAAGGACGGCCCCTCCGCCGGCGTGGCGATGATCTCGGCGCTGACGAGCATCTACACGCAGCGCTGCGTCAAGCACACCATCGCAATGACCGGCGAGATCACGCTGCGCGGCCTCGTGCTGCCGGTCGGCGGGATCAAGGAGAAGGTGCTCGCCGCCAAGCGCGCGGGCATCACGACGGTGTTCCTGCCGGAGAAGAACGAGAAGGACATCAAGGAGATCAAGACCGAGGCTATCGAGGGCCTGACGGTGAACTACGTCGGCCGCATTACGGACCTGATCGACCAGGTGCTCTGCCCGGATCCCGTCGCGGACCCCGCCGAGAAGTTCGCCGTCCCCGAGCGCGAGCAGACGCACGCCAACGGCACACCCACCGACGGTGCCCTCGCCGAGGCGGCGGTGATGAACTAG
- a CDS encoding type II toxin-antitoxin system HicA family toxin, with protein sequence MPKIPGVNHKNAIRALRKAGFEVVRQGKHTIVSDGRRILTIPRSNPINAFTMGGIVRDAGLTVEEFRALL encoded by the coding sequence ATGCCGAAGATTCCTGGCGTCAACCACAAGAACGCGATCCGTGCGCTCCGCAAAGCAGGGTTCGAGGTTGTGCGACAGGGTAAGCACACGATCGTGAGCGACGGTCGGCGCATTCTCACGATTCCTCGCTCGAATCCCATCAACGCTTTTACGATGGGCGGGATCGTCCGCGATGCCGGTTTGACCGTGGAAGAGTTCAGGGCATTGCTATAG
- a CDS encoding type II toxin-antitoxin system HicB family antitoxin yields MTYRVALHKTDEGYAVSCPGLPGCWSEGQTEEEALANIRDAITEYLDVARELAEQDEAEVREVEVLA; encoded by the coding sequence ATGACCTACCGCGTTGCGCTCCACAAGACAGATGAAGGCTACGCGGTCTCGTGCCCCGGACTTCCCGGTTGCTGGTCGGAAGGCCAAACCGAGGAGGAAGCACTAGCGAACATCCGCGACGCGATCACGGAGTATCTCGACGTGGCGCGGGAGCTTGCCGAGCAAGACGAGGCTGAGGTCCGGGAAGTCGAAGTCCTCGCTTGA
- a CDS encoding glucosidase — protein MTKEQARLDDAQTDWRRWGTYLSDRAWGTVREDYSADGDAWAYFPFDHARSRTYRWNEDGLAGFCDRDQRLCLAVALWNEQDAILKERFFGLSGHEGNHGEDVKELYSHLDATPTYSYAKLAYLYPQAAFPYQRLHDENRRRGRMDVEFELLDALEGDLAAERYFDVTVEYAKAGPEDILCRIRATNKGPDAAPIHLLPHVWFRNTWAWDEDSTTPLLELVEPSGKSAAPDSVVALHLRPDPDGPTVMGPALEERWWYARALDPDGTMMAEAPALLVTENETNTERLYDVPNQTPYVKDGIHRAVVQGDERAVNSDQVGTKAAAHVRATLEPGETLEVQVRLADRAQAQPFRGFAKRFGERIAEADAFYDDVHRQSPGLTDDAKLVQRQALAGLLWTQQFYHYDVQRWMAGDPAMPPPPEERRPRNRHWPHLLNHHVISMPDKWEYPWYAAWDLAFHMLPMALIDPEEAKRQLVLFTSEGFLHPNGQIPAYEWAFSDVNPPVHAWAALRVYQHDRARTGTPDVAFLKTVFNKLLLNFTWWVNRKDVDGNNVFEGGFLGLDNIGVFDRSAPLPDGVRLEQADGTAWMGMYCLNMLTIAIELSEHDPVYEDLAAKFFEHFVYIARAINKACAGTGLWDDADGFYYDVLHIEGANYGADRHIPLKVQSFVGLTPLFATETLSADTLARLPKLAARVAWFQEHRTGVVHDLGLHLQPGAKGDILLSIVNRAKLERLLDRMLDPAQFLSPHGLRSLSKHHEREPYHFNLAGQTYEVRYVPGASPVPLFGGNSNWRGPVWMPVNHLMVEALQRFGDYFGESLTVSLPGRNGEGVTTGHTLCDVAEHLARRLDSLFLLKDDVRVYRKEKPFLQTTEWRQRLLFHEYFHGDTGRGLGASHQTGWTAVVAWLLHGYGSAAS, from the coding sequence ATGACGAAGGAGCAAGCCCGTCTCGACGATGCTCAAACCGACTGGCGCCGGTGGGGGACCTACCTCTCGGACCGCGCCTGGGGCACCGTCCGCGAAGACTACAGCGCCGACGGCGACGCCTGGGCCTATTTCCCTTTCGACCATGCGCGCAGCCGCACCTACCGCTGGAACGAGGACGGCCTCGCGGGCTTCTGCGACCGCGACCAGCGGCTGTGCCTCGCCGTCGCGCTCTGGAACGAGCAGGACGCCATCCTGAAGGAGCGCTTCTTCGGGCTCTCCGGCCACGAGGGCAACCACGGCGAGGACGTCAAGGAACTGTATTCACACCTCGACGCGACGCCAACCTACTCCTACGCCAAGCTCGCCTACCTCTACCCACAGGCGGCCTTTCCCTACCAACGCCTCCACGACGAGAACCGCCGTCGGGGCCGCATGGACGTCGAGTTTGAACTGCTCGACGCGCTGGAAGGCGACCTCGCCGCGGAGCGCTACTTCGACGTGACGGTGGAATATGCGAAGGCGGGTCCCGAGGACATCCTGTGCCGCATCCGCGCGACGAACAAAGGACCAGACGCCGCGCCGATCCACCTCCTGCCGCACGTCTGGTTTCGGAACACGTGGGCCTGGGACGAGGACAGCACGACGCCGCTCCTCGAACTCGTCGAGCCTTCTGGAAAAAGCGCTGCGCCGGACAGCGTCGTCGCGCTGCACCTCCGCCCGGACCCTGACGGTCCGACGGTGATGGGGCCGGCGCTAGAAGAGCGCTGGTGGTACGCCCGTGCGCTCGATCCCGACGGCACGATGATGGCCGAGGCGCCTGCGCTGCTCGTCACGGAGAACGAGACCAACACGGAGCGGCTCTACGACGTGCCGAACCAGACGCCCTACGTCAAAGACGGCATTCACCGCGCTGTGGTCCAGGGCGACGAGCGCGCCGTCAACTCCGATCAGGTCGGAACCAAAGCCGCCGCGCACGTCCGCGCGACGCTGGAGCCGGGTGAGACGCTCGAAGTGCAGGTCCGCCTCGCCGACCGCGCGCAGGCGCAGCCGTTCCGCGGCTTTGCCAAGCGCTTCGGCGAGCGCATCGCCGAGGCGGATGCGTTCTACGACGACGTGCATCGCCAGTCGCCGGGCCTCACCGACGACGCGAAGCTCGTGCAGCGGCAGGCGCTCGCGGGGCTGCTCTGGACGCAGCAGTTCTACCACTACGACGTCCAGCGCTGGATGGCGGGCGACCCGGCCATGCCACCGCCGCCCGAGGAGCGCCGCCCGCGCAACCGCCACTGGCCGCACCTGCTCAACCACCACGTCATCTCGATGCCGGACAAGTGGGAGTACCCGTGGTACGCCGCGTGGGACCTCGCCTTCCACATGCTCCCGATGGCGCTCATCGACCCGGAGGAGGCGAAGCGGCAACTGGTGCTCTTCACGTCCGAGGGCTTTCTCCACCCAAACGGCCAGATCCCCGCCTACGAGTGGGCCTTCTCCGACGTCAACCCGCCGGTCCACGCCTGGGCCGCGCTACGGGTCTACCAGCACGACCGCGCCCGCACCGGCACGCCGGACGTGGCGTTCCTGAAGACCGTCTTCAACAAGCTGCTGCTCAATTTCACCTGGTGGGTCAACCGCAAGGACGTCGACGGCAACAACGTCTTCGAGGGTGGCTTCCTCGGGCTCGACAACATCGGCGTCTTCGACCGAAGCGCACCGCTCCCCGACGGCGTGCGGCTGGAGCAGGCCGACGGCACGGCGTGGATGGGGATGTACTGCCTCAACATGCTCACCATCGCCATCGAGCTGTCGGAGCACGACCCCGTCTACGAAGACCTCGCGGCGAAATTCTTCGAGCACTTCGTCTACATCGCGCGCGCTATCAACAAGGCGTGCGCCGGGACCGGCCTGTGGGACGACGCCGACGGCTTCTACTACGACGTGCTGCACATCGAAGGCGCGAACTACGGTGCCGACCGGCATATCCCGCTCAAAGTGCAGTCGTTCGTGGGGCTGACGCCGCTCTTCGCCACGGAGACGCTCAGCGCCGATACGCTCGCCCGCCTGCCGAAGCTGGCCGCCCGGGTGGCGTGGTTCCAGGAACACCGCACGGGTGTCGTGCACGACCTCGGCCTGCACCTGCAGCCCGGCGCGAAAGGCGACATCCTGCTCTCGATCGTCAACCGCGCCAAGCTCGAACGCCTCCTCGACCGGATGCTCGACCCCGCGCAGTTCCTCAGCCCGCACGGCCTGCGCTCGCTCTCGAAGCACCACGAACGCGAGCCCTACCACTTCAACCTCGCCGGGCAAACCTACGAGGTGCGCTACGTCCCTGGGGCGTCGCCCGTGCCGCTCTTCGGCGGCAACTCGAACTGGCGCGGGCCGGTGTGGATGCCCGTCAACCACCTGATGGTGGAGGCCCTGCAACGCTTCGGCGACTACTTCGGCGAGTCGCTCACGGTCTCGCTGCCCGGCCGCAATGGCGAAGGCGTCACGACCGGGCACACCCTCTGCGATGTCGCCGAACACCTCGCCCGCCGCCTCGACTCGCTCTTCCTACTGAAGGACGACGTGCGGGTCTACCGCAAGGAGAAACCGTTTTTGCAAACCACCGAATGGCGGCAGCGACTGCTCTTCCACGAGTACTTCCACGGCGACACCGGGCGCGGCCTCGGCGCGAGCCACCAGACGGGGTGGACGGCTGTCGTGGCGTGGCTGCTGCACGGGTATGGGAGCGCGGCGTCCTGA